The Streptomyces sp. NBC_00670 genome window below encodes:
- the thyA gene encoding thymidylate synthase, with product MEYGAYADRAPDAQYRRILGALLQDGIPVPTRQGPDALTLMQQTMSFDLANGFPVITERSLARFWRKPIGELCAFINGARTLDALAEFGCDWWGPWASEGKTSRRGLPPGDLGPGSYGGAFHDFPTAEGPGFDQFKHLVEQLTELPGDRTHFVSPWIPQYQIRGEGKTPKTTISPCHGWVHVRVLGGKLHLHMFQRSGDVPVGVPSNMIQYAALLLMLEHLTGIPAARYYHTISDAHVYADQVDRVKVMLDREPRRLPTVTLNEDGRRVTDIHAFRPEHFDLADYDPHPAIGSIPVAT from the coding sequence GTGGAATACGGTGCGTATGCGGACCGTGCGCCTGACGCGCAGTACCGCAGGATTCTGGGCGCCCTCCTTCAGGACGGCATCCCGGTGCCGACCCGGCAGGGGCCCGACGCGCTGACCCTCATGCAGCAGACGATGAGCTTCGACCTGGCGAACGGTTTCCCCGTCATCACGGAGCGCAGCCTCGCCCGTTTCTGGCGCAAGCCCATCGGCGAACTCTGCGCGTTCATCAACGGCGCCCGCACCCTCGACGCGCTCGCCGAGTTCGGCTGCGACTGGTGGGGGCCGTGGGCGAGCGAGGGCAAGACGTCCCGCCGGGGGCTGCCGCCGGGCGACCTGGGCCCGGGATCGTACGGCGGGGCGTTCCACGACTTCCCCACCGCCGAGGGGCCCGGCTTCGACCAGTTCAAGCACCTCGTCGAGCAGCTGACGGAACTCCCGGGCGACCGCACCCATTTCGTCAGCCCCTGGATCCCCCAGTACCAGATCCGCGGCGAGGGCAAGACGCCGAAGACCACGATCTCCCCCTGCCACGGCTGGGTCCACGTCCGCGTGCTCGGCGGGAAACTGCATCTGCACATGTTCCAGCGCTCCGGCGACGTACCGGTCGGCGTGCCGTCGAACATGATCCAGTACGCGGCCCTGCTGCTGATGCTCGAACACCTCACCGGCATCCCGGCCGCCCGGTACTACCACACCATCTCGGACGCGCACGTCTACGCGGACCAGGTGGACCGCGTGAAGGTCATGCTCGACCGCGAGCCGCGCCGGCTGCCGACGGTCACGCTCAACGAGGACGGGCGCCGGGTGACGGACATCCACGCCTTCCGCCCCGAGCACTTCGACCTCGCGGACTACGACCCGCATCCCGCCATCGGCTCCATCCCGGTGGCGACATGA
- a CDS encoding HIT family protein — MSLYYFGNCRTEAQRAEMERLDGEGVCLFCPDVLRAHEKQQVLWETAHWMVTPNEFPYAGTRLHLLLIPKEHAPDLLDLSPASRADFWEVLASVRDEYGLSHYGLGARNGDCRYTGGTIRHLHVHVLVGTGEETAGERAGEDFVPVRMKFSSTPNP; from the coding sequence ATGAGCCTGTACTACTTCGGCAACTGCCGTACCGAGGCCCAGCGGGCGGAGATGGAACGGCTCGACGGCGAGGGCGTCTGCCTGTTCTGCCCGGACGTGCTGCGCGCGCACGAGAAGCAGCAGGTGCTGTGGGAGACCGCGCACTGGATGGTCACGCCGAACGAGTTCCCGTACGCCGGGACCCGGCTGCACCTGCTGCTCATCCCCAAGGAGCACGCGCCCGACCTGCTCGACCTCTCCCCCGCGTCCCGCGCGGACTTCTGGGAGGTCCTGGCCTCGGTGCGGGACGAGTACGGACTGAGCCACTACGGCCTCGGCGCCCGCAACGGCGACTGCCGGTACACGGGCGGGACCATCCGGCATCTGCACGTGCATGTGCTGGTGGGGACGGGGGAGGAGACGGCCGGGGAGCGGGCCGGGGAGGACTTCGTTCCGGTCCGGATGAAGTTCAGTTCGACGCCGAACCCGTAG
- a CDS encoding Scr1 family TA system antitoxin-like transcriptional regulator produces the protein MSKVETGRMVPSFDVLDRLLEALGLDESTAHEVRDLLAAVVAAAGSDQLADNLAPVAASVDEEVRSARQVRSFQCVILPTMLQSAEYARHVFESAPGSPPDAVGRAVAARVARPGRCHRCHSATA, from the coding sequence GTGTCCAAAGTCGAGACCGGGCGCATGGTTCCGAGCTTCGACGTGCTCGACCGGCTCCTGGAGGCCCTCGGCCTTGATGAGTCGACGGCTCATGAGGTGCGTGACCTCCTCGCCGCCGTGGTCGCTGCCGCAGGTTCTGACCAACTGGCAGACAACTTGGCTCCCGTCGCTGCGAGCGTCGACGAAGAGGTTCGGTCCGCTCGGCAGGTGCGGTCGTTTCAGTGCGTCATCCTTCCCACCATGCTCCAGAGCGCGGAGTACGCCCGGCACGTCTTCGAGAGTGCGCCGGGCTCGCCTCCTGATGCGGTCGGTCGTGCTGTCGCTGCTCGCGTCGCTCGGCCGGGGCGCTGTCACCGTTGCCACTCCGCTACGGCGTGA
- a CDS encoding ATP-binding protein — translation MVRVPLPLRGLRPRLVAAFVLVAMCSALSTGALAFREARTGVLQQSQDSVIRHFRTSVDAVAPYAPFPPGQSDLQSVVNQVLYANRSAGWQVMATYGGLRAYAPSDGFADLSPELLRSVGSRRAAVFQRVNVDGHPRLVVGLPVTYRSGAGTESGLSGMVMYLVVPQSTEEGYVKAMVSGIARATLVALGFAVLLALLAASGVLRPVRALRGATRRMAAGHLDVRLDVTGSDELAELSRSFNETAAELERTVGELRRLEAQGRRFVADVSHELRTPLAAMSAVTDMLDLEGETGDALRLISEGTGRLSELVNDLMEISRFDAGAAELHRDEIDLAESVRRTVSSRGWQDQVELRLPAPGALRAWVDPRRIDVVTANLVGNALRHGARPVQLTLGRRREKGKGTAEEWAVLQVTDAGPGIAEQDLPHIFERFYKASTSRTRSENSGLGLAITAENVRLHGGRLRAANAPGGGAVFTAELPLHRETRTGGAV, via the coding sequence CTGGTGCGTGTGCCGCTTCCGCTGCGCGGGCTGCGCCCCCGCCTGGTGGCGGCCTTCGTCCTGGTGGCGATGTGCAGCGCCCTGAGCACCGGGGCGCTCGCCTTCCGCGAGGCGCGCACGGGGGTGCTCCAGCAGAGCCAGGACTCCGTCATCCGCCACTTCCGCACGAGCGTCGACGCCGTCGCACCGTACGCCCCCTTCCCACCCGGCCAGTCGGACCTGCAGTCCGTGGTGAACCAGGTGCTGTACGCGAACCGGTCGGCGGGCTGGCAGGTCATGGCCACGTACGGCGGCCTGCGCGCCTACGCGCCGAGCGACGGCTTCGCCGACCTGAGCCCCGAACTGCTCCGGTCCGTGGGGAGCCGGCGTGCCGCGGTGTTCCAGCGCGTGAACGTCGACGGGCACCCCCGGCTCGTCGTCGGCCTGCCCGTCACGTACAGATCCGGGGCCGGCACGGAGTCCGGGCTCTCCGGCATGGTCATGTACCTGGTGGTGCCGCAGAGCACCGAAGAGGGATACGTCAAGGCCATGGTGAGCGGCATCGCGCGGGCCACTCTGGTGGCGCTGGGCTTCGCCGTCCTGCTGGCGCTGCTGGCGGCGAGCGGCGTGCTGCGTCCCGTACGGGCGCTGCGCGGGGCGACGCGCCGGATGGCCGCGGGCCACCTCGACGTACGCCTCGACGTCACCGGCTCCGACGAACTGGCCGAACTGTCCAGGTCGTTCAACGAGACGGCGGCCGAACTGGAGCGCACGGTGGGGGAGTTGCGGCGCCTTGAGGCACAGGGTCGGCGCTTCGTGGCGGACGTCTCCCACGAGCTGCGCACCCCGCTGGCGGCGATGTCGGCGGTCACCGACATGCTGGACCTGGAGGGCGAGACCGGCGACGCACTCCGGCTCATCAGCGAGGGCACGGGCCGGCTGAGCGAACTGGTGAACGACCTGATGGAGATCTCCCGCTTCGACGCGGGCGCGGCCGAACTCCACCGCGACGAGATCGACCTGGCCGAGTCCGTACGGCGCACGGTCTCCTCCCGGGGCTGGCAGGACCAGGTGGAGCTGCGGCTCCCCGCCCCGGGCGCCCTCCGCGCCTGGGTCGACCCGCGCCGGATCGACGTGGTGACGGCCAACCTGGTCGGCAACGCACTGCGGCACGGTGCGCGACCGGTGCAGCTCACGCTGGGGAGACGGAGGGAGAAGGGAAAAGGAACGGCCGAAGAGTGGGCCGTCCTCCAAGTGACCGACGCCGGACCGGGCATAGCCGAGCAGGACCTCCCCCACATCTTCGAACGCTTCTACAAGGCGAGCACGTCCCGGACGCGGAGCGAGAACAGCGGCCTGGGCCTGGCCATCACGGCGGAGAACGTACGCCTGCACGGCGGCCGCCTGCGGGCGGCGAACGCGCCCGGGGGCGGCGCGGTGTTCACGGCCGAACTCCCGCTGCACCGCGAGACGCGCACCGGGGGTGCGGTATGA
- a CDS encoding SMODS domain-containing nucleotidyltransferase: MATTTVAAFNEFDIKVKPSPVTWTKVYGRRDAVVNVIKAAFPAGNDIRYQSHKIIGSLGRNTACNPVDDIDLMVHLHVDQELWNRRYRDNSSEFLYRVRKVLNENSPVRKIGARGQAVRFFYSDGLSVDVAPVEKYTSGDYGIPDGAGNWLTTNPNKHETYLNDRNNTLDGDLKKIIRFAKKWNKAHSSRLASFHLEMLVARTYGTLGNNSRTALRLFFDYNLHNLSVQDPAGFSGDLSAYLNWASRDAVNDSLKSARDRADLALAAENRGDHREAIRLWRIILGNDFPTYG; this comes from the coding sequence ATGGCAACGACTACCGTGGCCGCGTTCAACGAGTTCGACATCAAGGTGAAGCCCTCACCTGTCACCTGGACCAAGGTCTACGGGCGCCGAGATGCCGTCGTGAACGTCATCAAGGCTGCGTTTCCTGCCGGGAACGACATCCGCTATCAGTCTCACAAGATCATCGGCTCGCTCGGGCGGAACACCGCCTGCAACCCTGTCGATGACATTGACCTCATGGTACATCTGCATGTCGACCAAGAATTGTGGAACCGAAGATACCGGGACAACTCCTCTGAGTTTCTGTATCGAGTGCGGAAGGTTCTTAACGAAAACTCGCCCGTACGTAAGATTGGCGCTCGTGGCCAGGCTGTGCGGTTCTTTTATTCCGACGGTCTGAGCGTGGATGTGGCACCGGTTGAAAAATACACGAGTGGCGATTACGGCATCCCTGATGGTGCGGGTAACTGGTTGACCACCAATCCCAACAAACACGAGACATACCTCAACGATCGCAACAACACCTTGGATGGCGACCTAAAGAAGATCATCCGGTTTGCCAAGAAGTGGAACAAGGCGCACAGCTCGCGTCTTGCGTCCTTCCATCTTGAGATGCTGGTCGCGCGGACGTACGGAACCTTGGGAAATAACTCAAGGACAGCATTGCGATTGTTCTTCGACTACAACCTTCATAATCTCTCCGTGCAAGATCCCGCCGGATTTAGCGGCGACCTTTCCGCCTACTTGAACTGGGCGAGCAGGGACGCCGTAAATGACAGTCTCAAGAGTGCCCGGGACAGAGCAGACCTGGCATTGGCCGCTGAGAACCGAGGCGACCACCGTGAAGCCATCCGTCTTTGGCGGATCATCCTGGGCAATGACTTCCCTACGTACGGGTGA
- a CDS encoding dihydrofolate reductase, whose product MITSLIVAAAENDVIGRDGDLPWHIPGDLRHFKELTQGHAVVLGRLTHESIVARLGRPLPRRTNVVVSGSVRSVPEVAGVRWERSVADALATAGALERAAGTDEVCVIGGASVYRQALPFVDRVHLTRVHVRVPGDTRMPEGWLDGFAEVSRVDVPGGGEVPPHSFLRLDRVPRGVPERVPG is encoded by the coding sequence ATGATCACCTCTCTGATCGTCGCCGCCGCCGAGAACGACGTCATCGGCCGCGACGGGGACCTGCCCTGGCACATCCCGGGCGATCTGCGGCACTTCAAGGAACTCACGCAAGGTCATGCGGTGGTGCTCGGCCGGCTGACCCACGAGTCCATCGTCGCCCGCCTCGGCCGGCCGCTGCCGCGCCGGACGAACGTGGTGGTGAGCGGGTCGGTGCGGTCGGTCCCCGAGGTGGCGGGCGTGCGCTGGGAGCGTTCGGTGGCCGACGCGCTGGCCACCGCCGGGGCGCTGGAGCGGGCGGCGGGCACGGACGAGGTCTGCGTGATCGGCGGCGCCTCCGTCTACCGGCAGGCACTGCCGTTCGTCGACCGCGTCCACCTCACGCGGGTGCACGTGCGGGTGCCCGGTGACACCCGGATGCCCGAGGGCTGGCTGGACGGCTTCGCGGAGGTCTCCCGCGTCGACGTACCGGGCGGCGGCGAGGTGCCGCCGCACTCGTTCCTGCGCCTCGACAGGGTGCCGCGAGGGGTGCCGGAGAGGGTGCCGGGATGA
- a CDS encoding SLATT domain-containing protein, translating to MSLIPNGIPESHRAIAQEADRIHESALWSAQGQFEQAKLWRLINLMLGVPAAALAAISGGTALGGDLGIWPGVLALISAAFSATLTTVNASRRMTQAQASANAYLQLQTAARQFLTIDLADMNREDARDTLRNLTSTRDELNKTSDPPGRLAYKKSSKNISGGGQSYAADEGQ from the coding sequence GTGTCACTGATCCCCAACGGCATCCCTGAGTCGCACCGAGCCATCGCACAGGAAGCCGACCGCATCCACGAGAGTGCATTGTGGAGTGCTCAAGGACAGTTCGAACAGGCCAAGTTGTGGCGGCTCATCAACCTAATGCTCGGCGTCCCGGCAGCAGCGCTTGCCGCCATCTCTGGCGGAACTGCCCTCGGCGGCGACCTCGGCATATGGCCCGGGGTTTTGGCTCTCATCTCGGCTGCGTTCAGCGCCACCCTGACCACCGTGAACGCTTCGCGTCGCATGACACAGGCACAGGCGTCGGCGAACGCCTACCTTCAGCTGCAGACAGCCGCCCGGCAGTTTCTCACGATCGATCTGGCCGACATGAACCGCGAGGACGCGCGAGACACGCTACGCAATCTCACCAGCACTCGGGACGAGCTCAACAAGACGTCCGACCCACCGGGCCGCCTGGCCTACAAGAAGTCCAGCAAGAACATCAGCGGCGGTGGCCAGAGCTACGCCGCGGACGAGGGGCAGTAG
- a CDS encoding DUF3152 domain-containing protein, which produces MAAAVGVLLLGVHFLGDGRSDASSGAPKPQGTGVTSAPATSAHSSPAASPSSSAGRTGKASPGPSPSRTTIEVPLRGSGTFVTAQASGETVGKGSRRLRYVVEVETGLDISPSAAAKEIAGILGAPQGWTHDPRNAFQLVSAGAPHDLTVKIATPKTADSLCWAGIHQDTGGEYNCEVPGGVVVNLKRWVKGSPTFTGPIHDYRALIINHEMGHFLGHGHVTCPGAGRPAPVMMQQIKGLHGCVPNAWPYDKNGQFLTGPAV; this is translated from the coding sequence ATGGCCGCGGCCGTCGGCGTGCTCCTCCTGGGGGTGCACTTCCTGGGGGACGGCCGCAGCGACGCGTCGAGCGGTGCGCCGAAGCCGCAGGGGACGGGTGTGACCTCGGCGCCGGCCACGAGCGCCCACTCCAGCCCGGCCGCCTCCCCCTCCTCTTCCGCCGGCCGCACCGGCAAGGCAAGCCCCGGCCCCTCGCCGAGCCGGACCACGATCGAGGTCCCCCTGCGGGGCAGCGGCACATTCGTCACCGCGCAGGCCAGTGGCGAGACGGTGGGCAAGGGGTCCCGCCGGCTGCGCTACGTCGTGGAGGTCGAGACGGGACTCGACATCTCGCCGTCCGCCGCCGCGAAGGAGATCGCCGGGATACTCGGCGCCCCGCAGGGCTGGACCCACGACCCGCGCAACGCGTTCCAGCTGGTGAGCGCGGGCGCGCCGCACGACCTCACCGTGAAGATCGCGACGCCGAAGACGGCGGACAGCCTGTGCTGGGCGGGCATCCACCAGGACACCGGGGGCGAGTACAACTGCGAGGTCCCCGGCGGGGTGGTGGTGAACCTCAAGCGCTGGGTCAAGGGCTCGCCCACGTTCACCGGGCCGATCCACGACTACCGGGCGCTGATCATCAACCACGAGATGGGGCACTTCCTCGGGCACGGACACGTCACGTGCCCGGGTGCCGGGCGGCCGGCCCCCGTGATGATGCAGCAGATCAAGGGGTTGCACGGGTGCGTCCCCAACGCCTGGCCCTACGACAAGAACGGTCAGTTCCTCACGGGACCGGCCGTGTGA
- a CDS encoding DUF5677 domain-containing protein has product MGNVTQQQYRDAIAKLIVDFRASGPIETKQRKYRSVLLGHGWCAEVHRLAEAALHLVDHGFAHEALILLRTMFETTVSLHWLSQKGDAAALGVFAEGGRVNRATANDMQTAFNVPQDLIDQINNDPVEKTDESEVFRRFQAQCDEIDPRRQLYTVYRYLCGYAHPSSVSASSFIEYSTEPPSLRSDPKQGPSSVVEVTVAMCLIWAGRAFDDMVNGKPRKQVLRSTARELELIPILPAIS; this is encoded by the coding sequence ATGGGCAACGTCACTCAGCAGCAGTACCGTGATGCCATCGCGAAGCTGATCGTTGACTTTCGGGCGTCTGGGCCAATCGAGACCAAGCAGCGCAAGTACCGTTCCGTTCTGCTCGGGCATGGCTGGTGTGCCGAAGTTCATCGGCTGGCCGAGGCGGCTCTGCACCTGGTGGATCATGGTTTCGCGCATGAAGCCTTGATATTGCTGCGAACCATGTTCGAGACCACTGTCAGCCTGCACTGGCTGTCCCAGAAGGGCGACGCCGCTGCACTCGGAGTCTTTGCTGAGGGCGGTCGGGTGAACCGGGCGACAGCCAACGACATGCAGACAGCGTTCAACGTGCCTCAGGACCTGATCGACCAGATCAACAACGACCCGGTGGAGAAGACCGACGAGAGTGAGGTGTTTCGTCGGTTCCAGGCACAGTGCGACGAGATCGACCCGCGGAGGCAGCTCTACACCGTGTACCGATACCTCTGCGGTTACGCGCACCCCAGCTCGGTTAGTGCGTCTTCCTTCATCGAGTACAGCACCGAGCCACCCAGTCTGAGGAGCGATCCGAAGCAGGGGCCGTCCTCAGTAGTGGAGGTGACGGTGGCGATGTGCTTGATCTGGGCCGGCCGCGCCTTCGATGACATGGTCAACGGAAAGCCGCGGAAGCAGGTCTTGCGTTCCACGGCCAGGGAGCTGGAGCTGATCCCGATCCTTCCTGCAATCAGCTAG
- a CDS encoding adenylyltransferase/cytidyltransferase family protein, translated as MTSRFENARRAHGFTREDAMFGNYLFADESNFDLRYVADYGRITEIVDALRVLGMRVVLTSGSFDIIHEGHSMYLEAARKFGDFLIVGLDSDEKIRQRKGPNRPAVPEMERLRMVTHQRGVGLVTLKQVDHPRWSLIEAVRPDVLVATADTYDAEEIAELEAKYCGRVEVLERMATVSTSARLRRIQLGLTERGTGPAEAGDGLAEED; from the coding sequence ATGACGAGCAGGTTCGAGAACGCCCGGCGGGCCCATGGATTCACGCGCGAGGATGCCATGTTCGGCAACTATCTGTTTGCGGACGAGTCCAATTTCGACCTGCGCTACGTGGCTGATTACGGGCGGATCACCGAGATCGTCGACGCCTTGCGCGTACTCGGGATGCGGGTGGTGCTGACCAGTGGGTCGTTCGACATCATCCACGAGGGGCATTCCATGTATCTGGAGGCCGCCCGGAAATTCGGCGACTTCCTTATCGTCGGTCTCGACAGCGACGAGAAGATCCGGCAGCGCAAGGGGCCCAACCGGCCCGCCGTCCCCGAGATGGAGCGGCTGCGGATGGTCACGCACCAGCGCGGCGTCGGCCTCGTCACCCTCAAGCAGGTCGACCACCCCCGCTGGAGCCTGATCGAGGCGGTCCGGCCCGACGTGCTCGTCGCCACGGCCGACACCTACGACGCCGAGGAGATCGCCGAGCTCGAGGCGAAGTACTGCGGCCGCGTCGAGGTGCTGGAGCGCATGGCGACGGTCAGCACCTCCGCCCGGCTGCGCCGCATCCAGCTCGGCCTCACCGAACGCGGCACCGGCCCCGCGGAGGCGGGCGACGGGCTCGCCGAGGAAGACTGA
- a CDS encoding deoxycytidylate deaminase, producing MTTAMTTKQTILYLPVVHAGYEDFLTRHADSDEILLLGRGFAEVFPKLAKDIRGLAPERAARHARLIVPGTEVRVLEPADLAAGAVRAGLVVLPDEEIMHLLAARPDFPDEAELRFESTFLRWDREWSRAGRPAGFDERISRAKLDRRFMTAARREAGRSSDWWRQVGAVAARDGEVLRVAHNHHHPTEYTPYIDGDPRNDFSRGVRTDLSTAIHAEASLVAGAAGEGTSLAGADLYVSTFPCPGCARLVVEAGFRACYFAGPYSMLDGEEILRAGGVELVWVDMTGDAGVPADGPTGSASN from the coding sequence ATGACGACAGCGATGACGACGAAGCAGACGATCCTCTACCTGCCCGTCGTGCACGCCGGTTACGAGGACTTCCTCACCCGGCACGCCGACTCCGACGAGATCCTGCTGCTCGGCCGCGGATTCGCCGAGGTCTTCCCCAAGCTCGCCAAGGACATCCGCGGCCTCGCCCCCGAGCGGGCCGCGCGGCACGCCCGGCTGATCGTGCCGGGGACCGAGGTGCGGGTGCTGGAGCCGGCCGACCTCGCCGCCGGCGCCGTCCGCGCCGGTCTCGTCGTCCTGCCCGACGAGGAGATCATGCATCTGCTCGCCGCCCGCCCGGACTTCCCGGACGAGGCCGAGCTCCGCTTCGAGTCGACGTTCCTGCGCTGGGACCGCGAGTGGAGCCGCGCGGGCAGGCCCGCCGGCTTCGACGAGCGGATCTCGCGCGCCAAGCTGGACCGGCGGTTCATGACCGCGGCGCGGCGGGAGGCCGGGCGCAGCTCGGACTGGTGGCGGCAGGTCGGCGCGGTCGCGGCCCGTGACGGCGAGGTGCTCCGCGTCGCCCACAACCACCACCACCCCACCGAGTACACGCCCTACATCGACGGCGACCCGCGCAACGACTTCAGCCGGGGCGTACGGACGGACCTGTCCACCGCCATCCACGCCGAGGCGTCGCTGGTGGCCGGTGCCGCGGGCGAGGGGACGAGCCTGGCCGGCGCCGACCTCTACGTCAGCACGTTCCCCTGCCCGGGGTGCGCGCGGCTCGTCGTCGAGGCGGGGTTCCGCGCGTGTTACTTCGCCGGGCCGTACTCGATGCTGGACGGCGAGGAGATCCTGCGGGCGGGCGGTGTCGAGCTGGTGTGGGTCGACATGACAGGTGACGCGGGCGTACCTGCCGACGGACCTACGGGTTCGGCGTCGAACTGA
- a CDS encoding response regulator transcription factor, producing MPRVLIVEDDPDVRTALQLGLRHQGHEVLAVGTGEEGLARLPPFRADVVVLDLMLPGASGLDVCRRIRERDQVPIIMVTARGDDVDVVVGLEAGADDYVVKPVRARVLDARIRAVLRRQDASAPDGTRPRNRTYGDLTIDPAGLVVTHRGETVALAPSELRLLLTLSASPGRVFSRQQLLEAVWEHGYHGDIRLVDACVKRLRTKLGEGREPRYVRTVHGFGYRFTTP from the coding sequence ATGCCACGGGTTCTGATCGTCGAAGACGACCCCGACGTCCGCACCGCCCTGCAACTGGGCCTGCGGCACCAGGGGCACGAGGTCCTCGCCGTGGGCACGGGCGAGGAGGGGCTGGCGCGGCTGCCCCCCTTCCGGGCGGACGTCGTCGTCCTCGATCTCATGCTGCCCGGCGCCTCCGGTCTCGACGTCTGCCGCCGGATCAGGGAGCGCGACCAGGTGCCGATCATCATGGTGACGGCCCGGGGCGACGACGTCGACGTGGTCGTGGGCCTGGAGGCGGGCGCCGACGACTATGTGGTCAAACCCGTGCGGGCCCGGGTGCTCGACGCCCGGATACGGGCCGTACTGCGCAGGCAGGACGCGTCGGCGCCGGACGGCACGCGGCCCCGGAACCGGACGTACGGCGACCTGACGATCGACCCGGCCGGACTCGTGGTGACCCACCGCGGCGAGACCGTCGCCCTCGCCCCCTCCGAACTGAGGCTGCTGCTGACTCTGTCGGCCTCGCCCGGCCGGGTCTTCAGCCGGCAGCAACTGCTGGAGGCGGTCTGGGAACACGGCTACCACGGGGACATACGGCTCGTGGACGCCTGCGTGAAGCGACTGCGCACCAAGCTCGGCGAGGGGCGCGAACCCCGTTACGTGCGGACCGTGCACGGGTTCGGTTACCGCTTCACGACGCCGTGA